Proteins from a genomic interval of Acetobacterium woodii DSM 1030:
- a CDS encoding DUF2442 domain-containing protein gives MKITNVYATDDYKLLIDFEEGNQVRFNMQRMVETIPFLRLRDLEVFKDVKFEDKAVCWDAPDGKPEVMPLRMTVDNILFALR, from the coding sequence ATGAAAATAACGAACGTCTATGCGACAGATGATTATAAGCTTTTGATCGACTTTGAAGAAGGCAATCAGGTCCGCTTTAATATGCAGCGAATGGTCGAAACCATCCCTTTTTTACGGCTAAGGGATCTGGAAGTATTTAAAGATGTCAAATTTGAGGACAAAGCGGTTTGCTGGGATGCGCCGGATGGAAAGCCGGAAGTGATGCCGCTGCGGATGACCGTGGATAACATTTTATTTGCGCTGCGGTAG
- a CDS encoding LuxR C-terminal-related transcriptional regulator — MKNKKILNRDRINTMLSAVYDYPLTILEAPMGYGKTTAVKRFIEQKNLHTCWFTFSDFKNSETAFWDSFANAIITIDTQAGTILKSLGLPTDAPQMGKVLQTLDSLDFDGTFLIVLDDYHLAGDMRLNRLFLRLAQEELEGFSILLITRDTTGLDFIELLSKGQCCLLPKQLLQFTQGELQDYCRMMLTDITDTDQQMIWQYTDGWISFAYIILLGLESGIPIGMSTNLENMIERTLFAPYDEKTQGFLLLLSVMEDFTAEQAAFVTQQEDAPQLLKRLDMENAFIYYEEKTGIYKIHAVLQNFLRIKRHLSTDDLQNLYGRLGDWMMSQQNLLAAYSYLNRAGRSEDILAHLNNPKNIRNEWLDFEGADELFNRLPRELLFQYPFAYLLHMFYSILLGKENEILGWNERLDELQQYYKNMAGLEETYRNRILGEILIVRKFTRFNDVAAMCASDAEIIRLLNGQNSYITLPENEFTFASPHYLYLYYRDKGSFCKLANLLSEDVGYAKFSGGCGTGSDALTLAEYALETGDLNNVASHCRKAIAKAEIMSQTGIVICAKFSLIRLRLIEGNVSQALHLLTELERHVEKMNNSVYNTTIDLCKGYVFACLGRPEQIPTWLQIGEIKAADFYDQGIAFNYIVYGKTLLALEKYDELESRIEQFEAYFSVFCNRLGLIHNQIFEAVARCRLYGLEEGASVLLVALDEAQADNLVLPFAENALHIMGMLKIIIQGNPGNTFFNHILMLCCRYESAIMGLPHPVATLSRREINILSLAAEGLSRKEIAARLYIAEGTVKTHFKNIYQKLGVNSKMAAVKIAQNRGYLSMTEW; from the coding sequence TTGAAAAATAAGAAGATTTTAAACAGAGATCGGATTAACACGATGCTGTCCGCTGTTTATGACTATCCGCTCACTATTCTGGAAGCTCCCATGGGATACGGAAAGACAACCGCGGTAAAAAGATTTATTGAGCAGAAAAACCTTCACACCTGCTGGTTTACCTTTTCTGATTTTAAGAATTCGGAGACCGCCTTTTGGGATAGCTTTGCCAACGCTATCATAACAATTGACACACAAGCGGGAACCATCCTTAAATCACTGGGGCTCCCCACGGACGCCCCGCAGATGGGTAAGGTCTTGCAGACACTTGATTCATTGGACTTCGATGGAACCTTTTTAATAGTTCTGGATGATTACCATCTGGCCGGAGATATGCGGCTGAACAGACTGTTTTTACGGCTTGCCCAAGAAGAGCTGGAGGGATTTTCGATCTTGTTGATCACCAGAGATACTACCGGTCTCGACTTCATCGAACTTCTTTCAAAGGGGCAGTGCTGCCTGCTACCAAAACAACTGCTGCAATTTACCCAAGGCGAGCTTCAGGACTATTGCCGGATGATGTTAACTGACATCACGGATACGGATCAACAAATGATCTGGCAGTACACTGACGGATGGATTTCCTTTGCCTATATCATCCTTTTAGGGCTTGAAAGCGGTATCCCCATTGGCATGAGCACCAACCTGGAGAACATGATCGAGCGAACGCTGTTTGCCCCCTATGACGAAAAGACCCAAGGTTTTCTGCTGCTACTTTCGGTCATGGAAGACTTCACTGCGGAGCAAGCTGCATTTGTGACGCAACAAGAAGACGCCCCGCAGCTCTTAAAGCGACTGGACATGGAGAACGCCTTTATCTATTATGAAGAAAAGACGGGCATCTATAAAATACATGCAGTGCTGCAAAACTTCTTGCGGATAAAGCGGCATCTCTCTACGGATGATTTACAAAATTTGTATGGGCGACTAGGCGACTGGATGATGAGCCAGCAGAACCTTCTTGCCGCCTACAGTTATCTGAATCGGGCCGGACGATCAGAGGATATCCTTGCCCATTTGAACAATCCTAAAAATATCCGCAACGAATGGCTTGATTTTGAAGGTGCCGATGAACTATTTAACCGTTTGCCACGTGAATTGTTGTTCCAATATCCTTTCGCCTACCTGTTGCATATGTTCTATTCGATCCTGTTGGGAAAGGAAAATGAAATCCTCGGGTGGAACGAAAGACTTGATGAGCTACAGCAATATTACAAAAACATGGCGGGCCTGGAGGAAACCTATCGGAACCGGATTCTTGGCGAAATCTTAATCGTGCGTAAATTTACACGATTTAATGATGTCGCTGCGATGTGCGCTTCCGATGCGGAAATTATCAGGCTGCTAAATGGCCAGAATTCCTACATTACCTTACCAGAAAATGAATTTACTTTTGCCTCTCCCCACTATCTGTATCTTTATTACCGGGACAAGGGCAGCTTTTGTAAATTGGCAAATCTGCTTTCAGAGGATGTGGGCTACGCCAAATTTTCCGGTGGCTGCGGAACGGGAAGCGACGCCCTTACTTTAGCGGAATACGCACTTGAGACCGGGGATTTAAATAATGTTGCCTCACACTGCCGCAAAGCAATTGCCAAAGCCGAAATAATGTCACAAACCGGCATTGTTATTTGTGCTAAATTTTCTTTGATTCGTCTGCGTCTGATAGAAGGTAACGTTTCCCAGGCACTTCATCTCCTGACCGAGTTGGAGCGTCATGTGGAAAAGATGAACAACTCCGTCTACAACACGACCATTGATCTGTGCAAAGGATATGTATTTGCCTGCCTCGGTCGGCCGGAACAGATTCCCACATGGCTGCAGATTGGAGAAATTAAGGCGGCCGACTTCTACGATCAGGGCATCGCTTTTAATTATATCGTGTATGGGAAAACCCTCCTTGCTCTGGAAAAATACGATGAGCTTGAGTCCCGTATCGAACAGTTTGAGGCGTATTTCTCGGTATTTTGCAACCGTTTGGGACTGATCCACAACCAGATCTTTGAAGCGGTGGCTCGCTGCCGCTTGTACGGATTGGAAGAAGGCGCATCCGTTCTTTTGGTTGCGCTCGACGAAGCACAAGCTGACAATCTGGTGCTACCCTTTGCGGAAAACGCACTCCACATTATGGGGATGCTTAAAATAATTATTCAGGGAAATCCCGGCAATACGTTTTTTAATCATATTCTGATGCTTTGCTGCAGATATGAAAGCGCAATAATGGGTCTTCCCCATCCGGTGGCGACGCTCTCCCGACGCGAAATCAATATTCTATCCCTCGCAGCCGAAGGTTTGAGTAGAAAAGAAATAGCCGCTCGCTTGTATATTGCCGAGGGCACGGTAAAAACGCATTTTAAAAATATTTACCAGAAGCTTGGTGTTAACAGCAAGATGGCGGCCGTAAAGATAGCACAAAACCGAGGTTATCTGAGCATGACTGAATGGTAA
- a CDS encoding GNAT family N-acetyltransferase, translating to MPKYQRKGYGQNLIAFIVDYYQQFGSELSVGTGDSPTILRFYEKCGFVKSHVVKNFFIDNNDRPMYEDGQQLVAMIYLKRNL from the coding sequence GTGCCTAAATATCAACGCAAAGGATATGGACAAAATCTGATTGCATTTATTGTTGATTACTATCAGCAGTTTGGTAGTGAGTTATCGGTTGGAACGGGCGATAGCCCGACGATCCTTCGCTTCTACGAAAAGTGTGGATTTGTAAAATCACACGTTGTTAAAAACTTTTTTATCGATAACAACGACCGTCCTATGTATGAAGATGGTCAACAATTAGTTGCTATGATTTATTTAAAAAGAAACCTATAA
- a CDS encoding ketopantoate reductase family protein, protein MDRKIWSKFMLNIGVNQVVSVYGQNFGSVKKPGRARDMMIAAMAEVIPVAKQEGVVLDEADIAYWLGVVDALSDAGKPSMRQDVEAKRPSEVALFSGTVVALRQKHRIKTPVNAMLYDNIMAIEKGYV, encoded by the coding sequence ATGGACCGCAAAATCTGGTCCAAGTTTATGCTAAACATCGGGGTTAATCAGGTGGTTTCAGTTTATGGCCAGAACTTTGGCAGTGTCAAAAAACCTGGTAGAGCTAGGGACATGATGATTGCCGCCATGGCCGAGGTCATTCCGGTGGCGAAGCAGGAAGGGGTGGTGCTGGATGAGGCGGATATCGCCTACTGGCTGGGCGTGGTGGATGCCCTAAGTGATGCTGGAAAGCCTTCCATGAGGCAAGATGTCGAAGCCAAACGCCCCAGCGAGGTGGCACTTTTCTCCGGAACGGTGGTGGCACTTAGGCAAAAGCATAGGATTAAAACCCCGGTAAATGCCATGCTCTATGACAACATCATGGCTATTGAAAAAGGCTATGTGTAA
- a CDS encoding DUF924 family protein has translation MYKISELTVADYLVKMSVCDFPGPAAGSAAATAAAMAAALLEMSCDGSLRKSGDNLLLVESIAIGAELRQACLMLADVDMMAYGQVIAAAKNKAGDREAYETAMKGATEPFIQILRHCHRLLDQIEKVIKGSFSRVLGDLVGGAYLAEAAAAASKSGIDVNLRLIHDEAFQNRYQAEANALYRACASLKAEILNQVFSSSRGIHSDAKAVLDFWFEPQNQPFWFQKNQAFDLAIKTNFYDHWVAGCNGLLSDWRDTIEGRLAEIILLDQFSRNLNRDNPKAFAQDGMALVLSQEAIHHPDFNRLPQAWQRFMLMPFMHSEAADIHQVALPLFEALGDPATLEYEIKHQQIIDQFGHFPHRNEILKRESTPAEIEFLKQPGSSF, from the coding sequence ATGTATAAAATTAGTGAATTAACGGTAGCGGATTATTTAGTAAAAATGTCAGTTTGTGATTTTCCGGGACCGGCAGCGGGCAGTGCGGCAGCAACAGCAGCGGCGATGGCAGCAGCGCTGCTGGAAATGTCCTGTGATGGCAGTCTCAGAAAAAGTGGGGATAACCTCTTACTGGTGGAATCCATTGCGATCGGTGCCGAGCTTCGCCAGGCCTGTCTGATGCTGGCTGATGTGGACATGATGGCCTATGGACAAGTTATTGCAGCTGCAAAGAATAAGGCGGGTGACCGGGAAGCTTATGAAACCGCGATGAAAGGAGCCACTGAACCGTTTATTCAGATTCTCAGGCATTGTCACCGCCTGCTTGATCAGATCGAAAAAGTGATCAAAGGCAGTTTTTCAAGAGTATTGGGGGATCTGGTTGGTGGGGCCTATCTGGCTGAGGCGGCTGCGGCAGCATCAAAATCGGGCATTGATGTCAATCTGAGGCTGATTCATGATGAAGCGTTTCAAAACCGATATCAGGCTGAAGCGAACGCCCTTTATCGGGCCTGTGCCAGTCTGAAAGCCGAAATTCTCAACCAGGTCTTTTCATCGTCGCGGGGCATCCATTCCGATGCGAAAGCAGTGCTGGATTTTTGGTTCGAGCCCCAAAACCAGCCCTTCTGGTTTCAGAAGAATCAAGCCTTCGACTTGGCAATTAAAACAAATTTTTATGATCACTGGGTTGCGGGTTGCAACGGCCTTTTATCAGACTGGCGGGATACCATTGAAGGACGGCTGGCCGAGATTATTCTGCTGGATCAGTTTTCCAGAAATTTAAACCGCGATAACCCCAAGGCTTTTGCTCAGGATGGAATGGCCCTGGTGCTATCTCAGGAAGCCATTCATCATCCTGATTTTAACCGATTGCCTCAGGCTTGGCAACGGTTTATGTTAATGCCGTTTATGCATTCAGAAGCGGCGGACATCCATCAGGTCGCGCTGCCGCTTTTTGAAGCGCTGGGCGATCCGGCAACCCTGGAATATGAAATAAAGCACCAGCAGATCATTGATCAGTTTGGCCATTTTCCGCATCGTAATGAGATACTGAAGCGAGAATCCACTCCGGCTGAAATAGAATTTTTGAAACAACCGGGCAGCAGCTTTTAA
- a CDS encoding NAD(P)/FAD-dependent oxidoreductase produces the protein MKRQIIVVGAGPGGSTAAFYFAKKGMDVLLLDRETWPREKPCGGTYLPVCYPMFEEMGVLEEMQSVAEMSATKVRLILHDEANGEFTTKPKLNMPRRYGDDCIRRSALRAGADYMENFDVTELIMRKGVVKGVKGYYHNQEMTIESDLVIVADGAHSVLANQLGAFENDPERVMYTFRSMMTGVEGLEDDIIEQYYLPDTLPNEAHSPICVFWLCPQKSGVTLFGVTITEKALRETKFSIEELVEVWVTTTEFGKKRMQNAKVLDDYGYRGWRLPGCTKLHKSYYPGAIIIGDAISAAECAFEYGIPEAMFGGKIAAEVGAEIFAANGTFDEETLAEYRRRAEAQLNPTLGFNAIFRTELLDHKDRLDAFLKWAKEQPGYPNNDFGVNVAQFITKELGIPLQVGGEASMQ, from the coding sequence ATGAAACGACAGATAATCGTTGTTGGAGCTGGCCCAGGCGGAAGTACAGCGGCATTCTATTTTGCCAAGAAAGGAATGGATGTTCTTTTACTTGATCGTGAAACCTGGCCAAGGGAGAAACCCTGTGGTGGAACATATCTTCCTGTATGCTATCCGATGTTTGAGGAAATGGGAGTGTTAGAAGAAATGCAGTCTGTTGCAGAAATGTCTGCTACGAAAGTAAGACTGATTCTTCATGATGAAGCGAATGGTGAATTCACGACAAAGCCTAAGCTGAATATGCCTCGTCGATATGGTGATGACTGTATTCGCAGAAGTGCTCTGCGTGCCGGCGCAGACTATATGGAGAATTTTGATGTCACAGAATTGATCATGCGAAAAGGTGTGGTTAAGGGCGTTAAAGGATATTATCATAATCAAGAAATGACAATTGAGTCAGATCTGGTAATCGTTGCGGATGGTGCTCATTCCGTACTGGCAAATCAGCTTGGAGCGTTTGAGAATGACCCTGAGAGAGTTATGTACACTTTCCGTTCCATGATGACTGGAGTTGAAGGTCTGGAAGATGATATAATCGAGCAGTATTACCTTCCTGATACGTTACCAAATGAAGCACATAGTCCGATTTGTGTTTTCTGGTTGTGCCCACAAAAGAGCGGGGTAACGCTTTTCGGAGTGACTATTACAGAAAAAGCGCTCAGAGAGACAAAATTTTCTATTGAAGAATTGGTTGAAGTTTGGGTGACCACAACAGAGTTTGGTAAAAAGAGAATGCAAAATGCCAAGGTGTTAGATGATTACGGTTACCGGGGTTGGCGTCTGCCAGGATGTACAAAACTCCATAAGAGTTATTATCCGGGTGCAATCATCATCGGAGATGCGATCAGTGCGGCAGAATGCGCATTTGAATACGGCATACCTGAAGCAATGTTCGGTGGTAAAATTGCAGCAGAAGTGGGTGCAGAAATATTTGCAGCGAACGGAACCTTTGATGAGGAAACACTGGCAGAATATCGGAGACGTGCCGAGGCTCAGCTCAATCCTACGCTGGGATTTAATGCAATCTTTAGAACTGAGCTACTGGATCATAAGGATCGGTTGGATGCATTCCTGAAATGGGCGAAAGAACAGCCGGGATATCCTAATAATGATTTTGGGGTAAATGTTGCACAGTTCATTACAAAAGAACTTGGAATTCCGCTACAAGTTGGCGGAGAAGCGTCTATGCAGTAA
- a CDS encoding FAD-dependent oxidoreductase, whose product MSEIRIVPNKNKEFVLKRAAVAHIDPKRCVNCGTCRELCPTDAIQENQRTICRICPGCTDKPGMSLDAMDAFTTKQSCTTACPLGISPQGYVNLVNCGKEKEAYELNWKKNPLPSVCAFICNHPCEEVCKRGVLVDQPIMIRGVKRFLSEHVDYVPEKYPRNYEERIAIIGAGPAGLAAGHFLSREGYNVTIFEGEAEAGGMLIKGIPEFRLDREALKRDISKLEEAGLEIKVNQRIGKFYLNKIRKEYDAVILAAGEPNGKLLKIPGHMNDAILTAMQFMQKANNDQTFVSCPGDFFRIKGGEGIIIGGGSVAMDVARAAVRLGAKNVTVVAVEEYDNLPAHAWEVKEAQEEGVQVLGGYCPTEYVNGGGGTFDHVHFVKVKEMIKDENNKLQFVFNEEEYIDIRGDFAVVATGQEADKSWPESDDKTFFYAGDISGESNCVIDAMASGRKTAYKVDAKLRGRTLRDMDLSHEIYAAPLNEKIYPANRRRVVTFEQPVLKPEDRVNNFEAVDLCYTEKQAKQEVSRCLSCGYEIVDVSKCIGCGICQKECPKGDVITMIAAEVRKEI is encoded by the coding sequence ATGAGTGAAATTAGGATTGTTCCTAATAAGAACAAGGAATTCGTATTAAAACGAGCAGCAGTTGCCCATATTGATCCCAAACGGTGTGTAAACTGCGGAACCTGTCGGGAATTATGCCCAACAGATGCGATTCAGGAGAACCAGAGAACAATCTGTAGGATCTGTCCTGGCTGTACGGATAAGCCGGGGATGTCTCTGGATGCGATGGACGCTTTTACGACTAAGCAGTCGTGTACAACGGCATGTCCTTTGGGCATCAGCCCGCAGGGTTATGTCAATCTTGTAAACTGCGGAAAAGAAAAGGAAGCCTACGAACTGAATTGGAAGAAGAATCCTTTGCCATCAGTTTGCGCGTTCATCTGCAATCATCCATGTGAGGAAGTCTGCAAGCGCGGAGTATTGGTGGATCAGCCAATTATGATAAGAGGAGTAAAGCGCTTCCTGAGTGAGCACGTGGATTATGTGCCGGAAAAATATCCTAGGAACTATGAGGAGCGTATCGCCATTATCGGAGCGGGCCCTGCCGGCCTAGCAGCGGGACATTTCCTTTCTCGAGAAGGATATAATGTCACGATTTTTGAAGGCGAAGCCGAAGCCGGCGGTATGCTAATAAAGGGTATCCCCGAATTTCGACTGGATCGCGAAGCGTTGAAGCGCGATATATCAAAGCTTGAAGAAGCAGGTCTTGAAATCAAGGTAAACCAACGGATAGGCAAGTTCTATCTTAACAAGATCAGAAAGGAATATGATGCAGTTATTCTTGCTGCAGGAGAGCCAAATGGAAAGCTGCTGAAGATTCCCGGACATATGAATGATGCGATTCTGACTGCAATGCAGTTCATGCAGAAAGCCAATAATGATCAGACATTTGTCAGTTGCCCGGGAGACTTCTTCCGCATCAAGGGCGGCGAAGGCATAATTATCGGCGGTGGAAGTGTAGCTATGGACGTTGCGCGCGCCGCTGTAAGGCTTGGAGCAAAGAACGTTACGGTCGTCGCCGTTGAGGAATATGATAATCTGCCTGCACATGCATGGGAAGTAAAAGAAGCTCAAGAAGAGGGCGTTCAGGTTCTTGGTGGATATTGCCCGACGGAGTATGTTAATGGTGGTGGTGGAACCTTTGATCATGTTCACTTTGTGAAAGTGAAGGAAATGATTAAGGATGAAAATAATAAACTTCAATTTGTTTTTAATGAAGAGGAGTACATTGATATCAGAGGTGATTTTGCAGTAGTTGCGACAGGGCAGGAAGCGGATAAATCCTGGCCGGAATCTGATGACAAGACATTCTTCTATGCAGGTGATATCAGCGGAGAATCAAACTGTGTAATCGATGCTATGGCATCCGGAAGAAAGACAGCATACAAAGTGGATGCGAAGCTTCGCGGAAGAACCCTCAGAGATATGGATCTAAGCCATGAAATTTATGCTGCACCGCTTAATGAAAAGATCTATCCGGCAAACCGAAGAAGAGTGGTTACTTTCGAGCAGCCGGTATTAAAACCAGAAGATCGAGTGAATAATTTTGAAGCGGTAGATCTCTGTTATACTGAGAAACAGGCGAAACAGGAAGTTTCACGCTGCCTGAGTTGTGGATATGAGATTGTTGATGTATCGAAATGTATTGGATGTGGCATTTGTCAGAAAGAATGTCCGAAAGGCGACGTCATAACCATGATTGCTGCTGAGGTCAGAAAGGAGATATGA
- a CDS encoding TetR/AcrR family transcriptional regulator: MSQINDEKRSEILKCSYDLFSHNDYCSVFLKDIAAQVGISKSRLQNFFPKKREIIRNLLEEYIYQLFRYVEERLAVDVTVYYKLALFTAFFWKLIDRNKELHYFMMNVITNNELLDVLTDFVFCWHSEMKYEGVHNFEIANLRQSLIFSISGGSALYIKKDSLNIETLYITQNISDTFMRMMGCSDEQISEVLKNTSEWLPKMDVNSFLEYSRDNIAWMQP, from the coding sequence ATGTCACAAATAAATGATGAGAAGCGCAGCGAAATACTAAAATGCTCATACGATCTCTTTTCACACAACGATTATTGCAGCGTTTTTTTGAAGGATATTGCGGCGCAGGTCGGGATCAGCAAATCACGGCTTCAAAACTTTTTTCCCAAGAAAAGAGAAATAATACGCAACCTTCTGGAGGAATATATTTATCAATTATTTCGATATGTCGAAGAACGGCTTGCCGTGGATGTTACTGTGTATTACAAGCTGGCGTTGTTCACGGCCTTTTTTTGGAAGCTCATTGACAGAAATAAAGAACTGCACTATTTTATGATGAATGTCATTACTAATAATGAACTGCTTGATGTTTTGACAGATTTTGTTTTCTGCTGGCACTCTGAGATGAAATATGAAGGAGTCCATAACTTTGAGATTGCTAATCTCAGGCAGTCTCTTATATTTTCTATTTCTGGAGGAAGTGCGCTCTACATCAAAAAGGACTCCCTAAATATTGAAACGCTGTATATTACGCAGAATATTTCCGATACTTTCATGCGCATGATGGGCTGCAGCGACGAACAGATCAGCGAAGTGCTGAAGAACACAAGTGAGTGGTTACCAAAGATGGATGTCAATTCCTTTCTCGAATACAGCAGGGATAACATTGCGTGGATGCAGCCTTAA
- a CDS encoding ATP-binding protein: MDTHNLNFSRYTMPPDPARGTDVHNGLGLWFAAQVVKAHAGQLELQNRRRFYPLLTNTEPF; this comes from the coding sequence GTGGATACTCACAACCTCAATTTTTCGCGGTACACCATGCCACCTGATCCCGCGCGTGGCACCGATGTCCACAATGGCCTTGGTTTGTGGTTTGCCGCCCAAGTCGTAAAAGCCCACGCCGGACAACTGGAACTGCAAAACCGCCGCCGTTTCTATCCGCTGTTAACCAATACCGAGCCGTTTTAG
- a CDS encoding PH domain-containing protein yields the protein MAETSQILLWTFISECPIPQDVQELLVKGEEAVAAYKTIRDSAVFTNKRLIVRDAQGLSGKKVEIYSLPYTSINMWSTENAGKLLDLNAEVELWTRAGHIKVNLRKGIDVRKFDRLIANAILKN from the coding sequence ATGGCAGAAACAAGTCAAATTTTATTATGGACCTTCATTTCGGAGTGTCCGATTCCACAAGATGTGCAGGAATTGTTAGTCAAAGGTGAAGAAGCGGTAGCCGCTTATAAAACAATTCGAGATAGTGCTGTTTTTACTAATAAACGTTTGATCGTAAGAGATGCTCAGGGATTGAGCGGCAAAAAAGTAGAAATATACTCCTTGCCATACACATCAATTAATATGTGGTCAACCGAAAATGCCGGGAAGTTACTTGATTTAAATGCTGAAGTTGAACTCTGGACTCGTGCTGGTCATATTAAAGTGAATTTGCGAAAAGGGATCGATGTCAGAAAATTTGATCGACTAATTGCCAATGCGATATTAAAAAATTAA
- a CDS encoding RidA family protein gives MKMKEIISTENAPKAIGPYSQANKVGTTIYVSGQLPIDPTTGKFAGETIEEQTKQSLENAKAILESVEYTFDDVVKTTVLLDDIDDFAKMNEVYAQYFKNNAPARAAFEVAKLPLGAKVEIEMIADK, from the coding sequence ATGAAAATGAAAGAAATAATAAGTACTGAAAATGCACCAAAAGCGATAGGACCTTATTCACAGGCCAATAAAGTTGGCACAACAATCTATGTATCGGGACAACTGCCAATTGATCCAACAACAGGAAAATTTGCAGGCGAAACGATAGAAGAACAAACTAAGCAATCTCTGGAGAATGCCAAAGCAATATTAGAATCAGTAGAATATACATTTGATGATGTTGTTAAGACAACTGTGTTACTTGATGATATTGATGATTTTGCTAAGATGAACGAAGTGTATGCACAATATTTTAAAAATAACGCTCCTGCTAGAGCGGCGTTTGAAGTTGCTAAGCTACCACTCGGTGCAAAAGTCGAAATCGAAATGATTGCGGATAAATAA
- a CDS encoding MalY/PatB family protein, whose product MKYNFDEKVNRRGTGSMKWDAGDFLKMVGITERYDEETLPLFTADMDLPVPDPVIKALHKIVDNRIFGYTMANDDYYEAIINWFKRRNDWDIKKEEIVYCPGTVKALGIAVRAYTNVGDGVIIQRPVYPPFTSAIEDNNRVVINNSLINNDGYYTIDFEDFEAKAKVASTKLFILCNPHNPSGRIFSKAELKRLAQICYNNDVIIVADEIHGDLIRKDNKFYPIVKCADKVDHLVTCTAINKTFNVAGLHATNVVIGNEDLRNKFKKECGYEMPSPFTIAALIAAYNEGEEWLDQIIDYIDGNIDYIENFLKENMPKVKVVKPEGTYIMWMDFRGYGLTPEEVKKRIYVDANVILESGAMFGEEGTGYERICVPSPRPMIKEAMERIAKVFEDLK is encoded by the coding sequence ATGAAGTATAATTTTGATGAAAAAGTAAACAGACGCGGAACTGGTTCGATGAAGTGGGATGCCGGAGATTTTTTAAAAATGGTAGGGATCACGGAGCGGTATGATGAAGAAACATTGCCCCTTTTTACCGCTGATATGGATCTTCCGGTGCCAGATCCGGTTATAAAAGCATTACATAAAATCGTGGATAACAGAATTTTTGGTTATACCATGGCTAATGACGATTATTATGAGGCAATTATCAATTGGTTTAAAAGAAGAAATGACTGGGATATTAAAAAAGAGGAAATTGTTTATTGCCCAGGGACGGTAAAAGCACTGGGGATAGCAGTAAGAGCATATACGAATGTCGGAGATGGAGTTATCATCCAAAGACCGGTTTATCCGCCATTTACAAGTGCCATCGAGGATAATAACAGAGTTGTTATCAATAATTCATTAATAAACAATGATGGTTACTACACAATAGATTTTGAGGATTTTGAAGCAAAAGCAAAAGTGGCATCAACAAAGTTATTTATTCTTTGTAATCCCCATAATCCTTCGGGAAGAATTTTTTCGAAAGCAGAGTTAAAGCGATTAGCCCAAATATGTTATAACAATGATGTCATTATTGTTGCTGATGAAATCCATGGCGATTTAATTAGAAAAGATAATAAGTTTTATCCCATTGTAAAGTGTGCCGACAAGGTTGATCATCTTGTTACGTGTACCGCAATTAACAAGACCTTTAATGTTGCGGGCTTACATGCGACAAATGTCGTGATTGGCAACGAGGATTTAAGAAATAAATTTAAAAAAGAATGCGGATATGAAATGCCGTCACCATTTACAATTGCGGCACTTATTGCTGCTTATAATGAAGGGGAAGAATGGCTGGATCAAATTATTGATTATATTGATGGTAATATTGATTATATCGAGAATTTCTTAAAAGAAAATATGCCGAAAGTAAAAGTCGTTAAACCAGAAGGAACGTACATTATGTGGATGGACTTTAGGGGATATGGGCTTACACCGGAAGAAGTAAAGAAAAGAATTTATGTTGATGCCAACGTGATTTTAGAAAGTGGCGCAATGTTTGGTGAAGAAGGAACCGGTTATGAACGAATTTGTGTCCCGTCACCAAGACCGATGATTAAAGAAGCGATGGAACGAATTGCCAAAGTGTTTGAAGATTTAAAATAA